In one Corallococcus sp. EGB genomic region, the following are encoded:
- a CDS encoding serine/threonine-protein kinase, translating into MKQPKRKGRLFRLPFADAPESRARLWKSMTEHGLFVPEDTPQPIGTEFALQVAFQGDGPVVSGRVRVMEHGVSGWVRGYFVKFVALDAGSLPLPLSPREPPPPPVAAPAASSPGGAPAASEATWREEPTPVGIRPRSTVDGMSALNDYSHLELLHVRDPEAWQGGLRPFDAFGRYQLLQRLGAGGMAEVILARRTMAEGVDKLVALKLVFQEYARHPRLSALFLTEARLSATFQHPNVIQVFDVGSAAGRPFMAMEYVHGRNGADLVQALRRRGRPPPVALAVAVAIELGKALEYLHGQRDLDGRPLHLVHRDVSPGNVLVGLHGEVKLVDMGVASASIASGNDLLVVGKRAYMAPEQAAGGRPEPAWDIHGMGLVLYELLTLHRASEAACGTEGPPGLLKPSHFNSQVTPELERLVQWATEPEPSARASSAKVLRQALEQVRSTLPPFDLVQTMHELFGDSLDQARRETEALMGIARNKDRSHAFPRYRRWRHAVERRIPAAVKLAAARHGRALRWGALALTVLCATGVALLWPLHTREVALARHLSRADRLIAVAKLSGAGEDTALAQLQAARALRPEDPRVRSRLAALADTFERLATEATRRGDVAEAMAHLRAALEAAPERSAVRVRLRFLEEELRKAPSGWRVR; encoded by the coding sequence GTGAAGCAGCCAAAGAGGAAGGGCCGGCTGTTCCGGTTGCCGTTCGCGGATGCGCCGGAGTCCCGCGCGCGGCTGTGGAAGAGCATGACGGAGCACGGCCTGTTCGTCCCCGAGGACACGCCGCAGCCCATCGGGACGGAGTTCGCGCTCCAGGTGGCCTTCCAGGGGGACGGGCCCGTGGTGTCCGGCCGCGTGCGGGTGATGGAGCACGGCGTGTCCGGCTGGGTGCGCGGCTACTTCGTGAAGTTCGTCGCGTTGGACGCGGGCAGCCTGCCCCTGCCCCTGAGCCCCCGCGAACCCCCGCCCCCCCCGGTGGCGGCGCCCGCCGCGAGCTCCCCCGGCGGCGCGCCCGCGGCGAGCGAGGCGACGTGGAGGGAGGAGCCGACCCCGGTGGGCATCCGGCCGCGCTCCACCGTGGATGGCATGTCCGCGCTGAATGACTACTCGCACCTGGAGCTGCTGCACGTGCGCGACCCGGAGGCGTGGCAGGGCGGGCTGCGGCCGTTCGACGCGTTCGGGCGGTATCAGCTGCTCCAGCGGCTGGGCGCGGGCGGCATGGCGGAGGTCATCCTCGCCCGGCGCACGATGGCCGAGGGCGTGGACAAGCTGGTGGCGCTCAAGCTGGTGTTCCAGGAGTACGCGCGCCACCCGCGCCTGTCGGCGCTGTTCCTCACCGAGGCGCGCTTGAGCGCCACGTTTCAGCACCCCAACGTCATCCAGGTGTTCGACGTGGGCAGCGCGGCGGGCCGGCCCTTCATGGCCATGGAGTACGTGCACGGCCGCAACGGCGCGGACCTGGTGCAGGCGCTGCGGCGGCGCGGCCGGCCGCCGCCGGTGGCGCTGGCGGTGGCGGTGGCCATCGAGCTGGGCAAGGCGCTGGAGTACCTGCACGGGCAGCGCGACCTGGATGGACGCCCGCTGCACCTGGTGCACCGCGACGTGAGCCCGGGCAACGTGCTGGTGGGGCTGCACGGCGAGGTGAAGCTGGTGGACATGGGCGTGGCGTCCGCCAGCATCGCCAGCGGCAATGACCTGCTGGTGGTGGGCAAGCGCGCGTACATGGCGCCGGAGCAGGCGGCTGGCGGCCGTCCGGAGCCCGCGTGGGACATCCACGGCATGGGGCTGGTGCTCTATGAGCTGCTCACGCTGCACCGGGCCTCGGAGGCGGCCTGCGGCACGGAGGGGCCCCCCGGGCTGTTGAAGCCGTCCCACTTCAACTCCCAGGTGACACCGGAGCTGGAGCGCCTGGTGCAGTGGGCCACCGAGCCGGAGCCGTCCGCCCGGGCCTCCAGCGCGAAGGTGCTGCGGCAGGCGCTGGAGCAGGTGCGGAGCACCCTGCCCCCCTTCGACCTGGTGCAGACGATGCACGAGCTGTTCGGCGACTCGCTGGATCAGGCCCGGCGCGAGACGGAAGCGCTGATGGGGATCGCGCGGAACAAGGACCGGTCGCATGCGTTCCCGCGCTACCGCCGGTGGCGCCATGCCGTGGAGCGGCGCATCCCGGCGGCCGTGAAGCTGGCGGCCGCGCGGCACGGGCGCGCGCTGCGGTGGGGCGCGCTGGCGCTCACCGTCCTGTGCGCGACGGGGGTGGCGTTGCTGTGGCCGCTGCATACGAGGGAGGTGGCGCTGGCGCGGCATCTGTCTCGCGCGGACCGGCTCATCGCGGTGGCGAAGCTGTCGGGCGCGGGCGAGGACACGGCGCTGGCGCAACTGCAGGCCGCGCGGGCGCTGCGGCCCGAGGATCCACGCGTGCGCTCCAGGCTGGCGGCGCTGGCGGATAC
- a CDS encoding PEGA domain-containing protein, with protein sequence MPAHPRRRFILLLMAGACACTRAPAPRDVDALALLRRKDFRSLRPAPAAKPERPGVTGLRLDVMPEHARVFVDGRAMGLARQMGALLPLSPGVHQVSVRLEGHATWRAEVMVGDRPEPIQVTLTASP encoded by the coding sequence ATGCCTGCGCATCCGAGACGCCGCTTCATCCTGCTCCTGATGGCGGGGGCCTGCGCCTGTACGCGCGCCCCGGCCCCGCGGGACGTCGATGCCCTGGCGCTCTTGCGGCGGAAGGACTTCCGTTCCCTGCGGCCCGCTCCCGCGGCGAAGCCGGAGCGCCCGGGGGTGACGGGGCTGCGCCTGGACGTGATGCCGGAGCACGCGCGCGTCTTCGTGGATGGCCGCGCCATGGGGCTCGCGCGGCAGATGGGGGCGCTGCTGCCGCTCTCGCCCGGCGTTCATCAGGTGAGCGTGCGATTGGAGGGCCACGCGACGTGGCGGGCCGAGGTGATGGTGGGCGACCGGCCGGAGCCCATCCAGGTGACGTTGACCGCTTCGCCCTGA
- a CDS encoding PIG-L deacetylase family protein encodes MAERARDPKQEAAEHVFFSPHPDDVALCAYASLLGVPRGVVPTLVTVFSQSCWEFALPVDPSRAMAVTSLRMGEDRRFARAHGADLVHLGFRDTSLRAPPGGLPEPEEARAALASRVRLALEEVLVNVSPDAVCYVPLGISSHVDHLMVRDAVRALRGGRNVVYYEDLPYSAHHPEDEIVDYAWALGLSPRCLDMTALWAAKVRGLSFYASQLEPHTLPAVEAHARRLGSGRGLCERVWTVAS; translated from the coding sequence GTGGCTGAGCGCGCGCGCGACCCGAAGCAAGAGGCAGCGGAGCACGTCTTCTTCTCCCCGCATCCGGACGACGTGGCGCTGTGCGCGTACGCGAGCCTGCTCGGAGTACCCCGAGGCGTCGTGCCCACCCTCGTCACGGTCTTCTCGCAGAGCTGCTGGGAGTTCGCTCTGCCGGTGGACCCCTCGCGGGCGATGGCGGTGACGTCGCTGCGGATGGGCGAGGACCGGCGGTTCGCCCGGGCGCACGGCGCGGACCTGGTGCACCTGGGCTTCCGCGACACCAGCCTGCGTGCACCACCGGGGGGGCTTCCCGAGCCGGAGGAGGCCCGGGCCGCGCTGGCCTCGCGCGTGCGGCTGGCCCTGGAGGAGGTGCTCGTGAACGTCTCCCCGGACGCGGTCTGCTACGTGCCGCTGGGCATCTCCAGCCACGTGGACCACCTGATGGTGCGCGACGCGGTGCGGGCCCTGCGCGGCGGACGGAACGTCGTCTACTACGAGGACCTGCCGTACTCCGCGCACCACCCGGAGGACGAAATCGTCGACTACGCCTGGGCGCTCGGGCTGTCGCCCCGGTGCCTGGACATGACGGCGCTGTGGGCCGCGAAGGTGCGCGGGCTGTCCTTCTACGCCAGCCAGCTGGAGCCCCACACGCTGCCCGCGGTGGAGGCGCACGCGCGGCGGTTGGGCTCGGGCCGGGGGCTGTGCGAGCGCGTCTGGACGGTGGCGTCATGA